CTTGTTCCATAACCACCCCTCGGGCGACCCGGAGCCTTCCCTTGAGGACCTGACCCTCACCCGTCGGCTGGTTGCGGGGGGCCAGCTGCTCGGTATCGAGGTCCTCGACCACATCGTCGTTGGGGACGGGACCGAACGATGGGTTTCGCTTAGGGACCGAGCGGTCCTCTAGCTGCGGCGAGCAGTGCGGCGTGCTTCGGGCGAGTGGCGGCCGGCGGCCGGGGAAGGTCGAGAAGTGTCACTTTGAGCTCTGTTATCATCGGATTCGGCTACTACCTGAAAGAGAGGATGAGGCCATGGGATCATTGGCACTTTCTGCGACTCTGCTTTCTCTTGCTTTGCACCTCATGACTCCCTCGAGCGGGGACTCGCCATCCATTGCTCCCCCCGACAACGCTCAACTCCTCCTCCGCACGGTCGCGGACGGCGTGCAGGTCTACACCTGCCAGGCCGTCGAGGGCAAGACTCAGTGGGTCTTCAAGGCGCCGGAGGCCGCGCTCTTCGACGAGACGGGGCGCCAGGTGGGGAAGCACTTTGCGGGTCCGTCGTGGGAGTCTTTCGACGGGAGCCTCGTCACGGGTGAGGTGGTCTCAAAGATGCCCGCCCCCACTCCGGATGCGGTCCCTTGGCTTCTGCTGCGGGCAAAGTCACACTCGGGCCAGGGCCAGTTCGCACGC
The sequence above is drawn from the Vicinamibacteria bacterium genome and encodes:
- a CDS encoding DUF3455 domain-containing protein yields the protein MGSLALSATLLSLALHLMTPSSGDSPSIAPPDNAQLLLRTVADGVQVYTCQAVEGKTQWVFKAPEAALFDETGRQVGKHFAGPSWESFDGSLVTGEVVSKMPAPTPDAVPWLLLRAKSHSGQGQFARVQYIQRTETKGGAAPSSPCDSSHLGAEARMRYSATYTFYASAP